Below is a genomic region from Echinicola rosea.
GGAAATGCTTCAGTTTTCCATCCCAATACGATCAAGCTAAACCTCACAAAAGGCGAGCGAACAGTAGAAGTGATTGGTGAAAGCTTGGGAGGAGGACTGATCAATATCAAATCAATTGATGGTTTTCATGCTGAGTTTTCTGCACAAGAGCATACGTTGATTATCAAAGCAAATGATGTCTCTGGAGCCATTGCATTCATTACCAGTATTTTGGCACAGGAGCAAGCCAATATTGCGACGATGTCGGTGTCAAGGAAGGGCAAGCGGGATATGGCTTGTCATGTGATCGAAATGGATTCTGGCCTCAACGCCATTACCGTCAAGTATTTAGAGAGTATTAGTTGGATTCATGAATTAATTTATATTCCGGATATTGATTTATAGTTATACATTATGATGAAAGGATTTTTTACTGCAGTTGTTTTCACTTGCGGTTTTTTGGGTGTGCTGCATGCACAGGATATTACTTCCATGTCCTTGGAAGAATGTATCCAAATTGGACTTGAAAACAATTTGGAGCTGCAGCGGAGCCTGCTTAACCAAGTTAACAACGAAACCAATCTAAAGGAAGCTAAGCTAAGGAGGTATCCTTCCTTATCGGCCTCATCTTCCTATCGCTACAACTGGGGTAGGTCCATTAACCCCGTGACCTCTGTAGCATCATTGGTGGATTTTGGGAGTGCTGGGCTAAACGCTAGTACAAATAT
It encodes:
- the sdaAB gene encoding L-serine ammonia-lyase, iron-sulfur-dependent subunit beta; the protein is MTRKSSVFDMIGPVMIGPSSSHTAGVVRIARAAIKVLGGIPDEAVVTFYNSFARTYEGHGSDKAIIGGLMDMKTDDARIKQAFELAESRGLTYIFKSVGNASVFHPNTIKLNLTKGERTVEVIGESLGGGLINIKSIDGFHAEFSAQEHTLIIKANDVSGAIAFITSILAQEQANIATMSVSRKGKRDMACHVIEMDSGLNAITVKYLESISWIHELIYIPDIDL